AAGCCGGGGCGTCAGCCTCCAGCATCGTCGCCATCATCTCCGCATCGATGTCCCTGAGCTCCCGGGCGGCCTTCAACAGGCAGCACCACTCGCCCATCGAGGCGGCGATACCGAACGGGTCGAACGGGTCGGGTTTGTCGGTGGATGCAGTCATCGAGGCCTCCTCAAAGCCTCTGCGTGCCCCACCGCGGCTGCGGCTTCCTTGACCCATCTCAACGCCAGCGAGGCGGCCCTGGCGCACATATCGGTCGGCGCGCCATCCTCAGGCCGGCACGTCCTGCAGACCGCCACGCGATCTGAACGCCGGGACGCGTCACCCTCGACCCGAGTGGTCTCCGAGGTCAGCCGTCCGAGGATCAGCGTGCATGTCGCCCGTGGACCAAGACGCCGTCGTCCGATTCGTGACGCGCGCCCTTTCGGATGCGGGAACAGTGGACACCGCGACCACGCATATCTCCCGGCTCTTCCTGGCAGAGGATCGCGTGTTCAAGCTCAAGCGCGTCGTCCGCTTCCCCTATCTCGATTTCTCGACGCCCGAACGCAGGTTGGCCGCCTGCGAGGCCGAGGTGGCGCTCAACCGCCGTACAGCGCCCGCGCTCTACCTCGGGGCCCGGCGGATCACGCGCGAACCGGGCGGGACCCTGGCTTTCGATGGAGACGGTCCCCTCGTCGACGCCGTGGTGGAGATGCGCCGCTTTCCGGAGGCGGACCTGTTCGACGCCATGGCACGGGATGGTCGCCTGGGAGCGCACCACATCGCCGACCTCGCGCACGTCATCGCGACCTTTCATGCCGGCGCGGAGATCCACCGCGACTGCGGAGGCGCCGCCGCCATGGAGGCGCTCGTCGACATGAACGGGGTCGCGCTCCGAACGACAGGACTCGCCTCGGCCGACGTGGCGGAGTCGATGACGGCCCGATTCCGTGCGGTCCTGGCGCGACACGCGCCCCTGCTCGACGCCCGCCGCGCCGCCGGCAAGGTCCGTCGCTGCCACGGCGATCTCACCTTGCGCAACATCTGCCTGTTCGAGGGAAGACCGACGCCGTTCGACTGCATCGAGTTCAGCGAGACCATCGCGACGACCGACGTCCTCTACGACCTCGCCTTCGTCCTCATGGACCTCTGGCACCGGGAGCGCTTCGACCTCGCCAACCGCCTGCTCAACCGCTACCTCGACGTGGCGGACGAGACTGACGGGATCGGCTTGCTGCCGTTCCTGATGGCTCTGCGCGCGGTCATCCGCGCCCATGTCACGGCGGCGCAAGCCGCCGGTGGGACCGGCGATGTCGCTGCCGCGACGACCTCGGAGGCGCAAGCCTATCTGGCGCTCGCGGAAAACCTGCTGACCGACAGGCCCGTCTTCCTCCTCGCCGTCGGTGGCTTCAGCGGCTCCGGAAAGTCGAGCGTCGCTGCGGCGGCCGCTCCCCGGATGGGCGCCCCCCCGGGCGCCCGGGTCCTGTCGAGCGACCGCATCCGGAAGCGGCTGCACGGGGTCGGCGCTCTGACCCGGCTGCCGGCCTCGGCCTACGCCTCTGCCGTGTCGCTTCGCGTCTACGCGGCACTCCGGCTGGAGGCCGCACGGGTCCTGGCCGTGGGCCATTGCGCCGTCGCCGATGCGGTCTTCGACCGCCGTACGGAACGGGATGGCATCGAGGCGGTCGCCCGGGACAATGACGCGGGGTTCGTCGGCGTTTGGCTGGAGGCGCCGACCGCGACGCTCGCGAGCCGCATCGCGTCGCGCGTCGGTAACCCTTCGGACGCGACCGCGGCGGTTCTGGCGGCCCAGGTCGCGCGCGGCTGCGGCGCCCTCACGTGGCCTCGTCTGCAGGCGGACCTGCCGCTGGACGTCCTGGGCTCGACCGTCCTGTCTCTCGACAGGAGCGTCGGGGCGAGGTGGGGCGGCCGCCGGCCCGGCCGCCCGAAGCGGGTCCAAAAATCCCGACCGTAGGAAGTCGAACGGCGCACGCACGGTGCGTCCGTTGATGCAGGTCAAGGCGATGCCGGATGCAGGCAGCCACCCTGACCTCGTATGGGCAATCGGGGCCGGGCGATGCCTCTTACAGCGACCACAGGCGAGCCGGCACACGACCGGCGTACCCACGGTCGCGCATTCAGGTGTTTGATCGTCGGCTTGGCCGGGGTCGCCGGGGCTGTCGTCGCGGTCCTCGCGACGCCGGCGTCACCCGACGCCGGCGTGGGGTCGAACCGCTTCAACGAGCTTCCATATCGCGATCTGCTCGCCTTCGGGGCCGCGTTCCACGCCATCCGGACACGGGCGGTCGACGTGCGTGGCGAGGGCCAGTTGATCGATGCGGCGATAGCCGGGCTGGTCGCCACGCTGGACCGGCATTCACGCTACCTCACCGCAGCCGAGTTCCGCCGGCTCGACCAGCAGGACACCGGGAGCTACTCCGGCGTCGGACTGGAGGTCGAGGCAGGCGGGACGGTCGGGAGCACGCTTCCGGACGCCCCGGCGGCGCGGGCCGGCCTCGCGCCTGGGACCGTGATCGAGAGCATCGCCGGCGCCGCGGCCGAGAACCTCGGACCCGACAAGGTCGCCGACCTCCTGAGGGGGGAGCCGGGCTCCACCGTGCACCTGCGGGTCGTCCGTCCGGGCGAACGTGCCCCGTCCGAGGTGGTGCTGACACGGGAGTGGCTGCCGCTGCACCCGGTCCGCATGCGGGCTCTGGACACCGTCGCCTATGTCGGGCTCGACCACTTCGACGCGTTCACCTCCGGCCGGCTGCTCAAGGCAGTCGCGACCCTGAAGGCCGGTATCGGTCGTGACCGGCTCTCGGGCTTCG
The sequence above is drawn from the Methylobacterium mesophilicum SR1.6/6 genome and encodes:
- a CDS encoding AAA family ATPase: MSPVDQDAVVRFVTRALSDAGTVDTATTHISRLFLAEDRVFKLKRVVRFPYLDFSTPERRLAACEAEVALNRRTAPALYLGARRITREPGGTLAFDGDGPLVDAVVEMRRFPEADLFDAMARDGRLGAHHIADLAHVIATFHAGAEIHRDCGGAAAMEALVDMNGVALRTTGLASADVAESMTARFRAVLARHAPLLDARRAAGKVRRCHGDLTLRNICLFEGRPTPFDCIEFSETIATTDVLYDLAFVLMDLWHRERFDLANRLLNRYLDVADETDGIGLLPFLMALRAVIRAHVTAAQAAGGTGDVAAATTSEAQAYLALAENLLTDRPVFLLAVGGFSGSGKSSVAAAAAPRMGAPPGARVLSSDRIRKRLHGVGALTRLPASAYASAVSLRVYAALRLEAARVLAVGHCAVADAVFDRRTERDGIEAVARDNDAGFVGVWLEAPTATLASRIASRVGNPSDATAAVLAAQVARGCGALTWPRLQADLPLDVLGSTVLSLDRSVGARWGGRRPGRPKRVQKSRP
- a CDS encoding S41 family peptidase; this encodes MAGVAGAVVAVLATPASPDAGVGSNRFNELPYRDLLAFGAAFHAIRTRAVDVRGEGQLIDAAIAGLVATLDRHSRYLTAAEFRRLDQQDTGSYSGVGLEVEAGGTVGSTLPDAPAARAGLAPGTVIESIAGAAAENLGPDKVADLLRGEPGSTVHLRVVRPGERAPSEVVLTREWLPLHPVRMRALDTVAYVGLDHFDAFTSGRLLKAVATLKAGIGRDRLSGFVLDLRGNPGGLVVQAVAVAGAFLGRGEIVRLVGRGSGNVERFALDRTGEDRIDGLPLVVLVDRGTASAAEIVAGALQDHRRATVIGTRTYGKGAVQTTYAHRGGRGLRLTTAWVVTPAGHRVEGNGIEPDCVVPKNGTVAGVDGGPSGRRFGSGGSLQDGIVEDGLIDPSRDRQLTAGLRRLQAVDQAGDDGLIQRNDPAAGR